A genomic window from Indioceanicola profundi includes:
- a CDS encoding GNAT family N-acetyltransferase — protein sequence MTATPDSAPDYTLRPARPEDADFLFSVFVASRERELSVLPLPPEQAAAFTRQQYRAHLMGQETEFPDAVELIVEMPGEDGRPVPTGRLVRAERPGEVWICDLAVMPDRRNAGLGAALLQAAMDEVTARGLILRGSVTPYNPARRLYARLGVMELPGQGAYIPLEWRPEPGAAVS from the coding sequence ATGACCGCCACGCCCGACAGCGCCCCCGACTATACCCTTCGCCCCGCAAGGCCGGAGGATGCGGATTTCCTGTTCTCGGTTTTCGTCGCGTCGAGGGAGCGGGAGTTGTCTGTCCTGCCGCTTCCGCCGGAGCAGGCGGCCGCCTTCACCCGGCAGCAGTACCGGGCCCACCTGATGGGGCAGGAGACGGAATTTCCCGATGCCGTGGAACTGATCGTGGAAATGCCGGGCGAGGATGGCCGCCCCGTTCCGACCGGGCGGCTGGTCCGTGCCGAACGGCCGGGAGAGGTCTGGATCTGCGATCTGGCCGTGATGCCCGACCGCCGCAATGCCGGGCTGGGTGCCGCCCTGCTGCAGGCCGCGATGGACGAGGTGACGGCGCGCGGGCTGATCCTGCGCGGTTCCGTTACCCCGTATAATCCGGCGCGGCGGCTCTATGCCCGGCTCGGCGTCATGGAGCTGCCGGGGCAGGGCGCCTACATTCCGTTGGAGTGGCGTCCCGAACCGGGTGCCGCGGTCTCCTGA
- a CDS encoding Crp/Fnr family transcriptional regulator — MDQDPILLLLRHLGGPLGEEGSALLALARGWHRVGPGTELFRQGGTAGTLFLLRRGWAKRHCNLPDGRTQVLDFVLPGEVSDVAAIMARRHDHACTTLTEAEVGVVHSDALFAELERRPRLRALLWWLSLAQGASMRQRVVSMGSRTARERVCGLLWEIHQRLRRVGFATDRSFHLPIRQRDLADAAGLTPVHTSRTLRALETDGLVRLERDSVRIPDVAALEREAALDDADLFLDGLPDDFPWRLFEAVHQPMQNGNTDMERAEF, encoded by the coding sequence TTGGACCAGGACCCGATCCTGCTGCTGCTGCGGCATCTTGGCGGGCCGCTGGGGGAGGAAGGCTCCGCCCTGTTGGCGCTGGCCCGCGGCTGGCACCGCGTCGGGCCCGGCACTGAATTGTTCCGGCAGGGCGGAACGGCCGGGACCCTGTTCCTGCTTCGCCGCGGCTGGGCCAAGCGGCACTGCAACCTGCCGGACGGCCGCACGCAGGTCCTGGATTTCGTGCTGCCGGGGGAGGTGAGCGACGTGGCGGCCATCATGGCGCGCCGTCACGACCATGCCTGCACAACCCTTACCGAGGCCGAGGTCGGCGTCGTCCATTCCGATGCGCTGTTCGCCGAACTGGAGCGCCGGCCGAGGCTGCGGGCGCTGCTCTGGTGGCTGTCGCTGGCGCAGGGCGCTTCGATGCGTCAGCGGGTCGTCAGCATGGGAAGCCGCACGGCGCGGGAACGGGTGTGCGGTCTGCTCTGGGAAATCCATCAGCGGCTCCGCCGCGTCGGCTTCGCAACGGACCGAAGCTTCCATCTCCCCATCCGCCAGCGCGACCTGGCCGATGCCGCCGGCCTGACGCCGGTCCACACCAGCCGCACGCTGAGGGCGCTGGAAACGGACGGGCTGGTCCGGCTGGAGCGCGATTCCGTGCGGATACCCGACGTGGCGGCGCTGGAGCGGGAAGCCGCTCTCGACGATGCCGACCTGTTCCTCGACGGCCTGCCGGATGATTTTCCCTGGAGGCTCTTTGAAGCAGTCCATCAGCCGATGCAAAATGGCAACACAGATATGGAAAGAGCAGAATTCTAA
- a CDS encoding IS1595 family transposase, with protein sequence MPARWNSTNRPPSLQSFKDRFPDDDACAAYLEQRRWPDGFICPECASVCGWKLQTKRWTWECRDCGQQTSVTAGTFMHGTKVPLRTWFLAAHLMATHSNGMSALQLQAKLDLGSYKTAWLLLHKLRRAMIDPDRTMLSGDVEVDETTLPFRTLDDPIGGGQGRSPIGKIAVVGAVELEAGNKPGRIRLKVIPDYRGETLKGFIQDHIEGGSHIWTDDNKSYYGLNGFDHTPRVIGKMAAHIIMPWIHRVFSNLKRWGIGVFHGFRRKYLDAYLNEFVFRWNRRHSYRSAFERLIGIGVAVGPATYDDIRARVA encoded by the coding sequence ATGCCAGCCCGTTGGAACAGCACGAACCGGCCGCCATCGCTCCAATCCTTCAAGGACCGGTTCCCGGATGACGACGCTTGCGCCGCCTATCTGGAGCAGCGCCGCTGGCCTGATGGCTTCATCTGCCCGGAGTGCGCCTCCGTTTGCGGGTGGAAGCTCCAGACCAAGCGATGGACCTGGGAATGCCGAGATTGCGGGCAGCAAACTTCCGTGACGGCCGGAACCTTCATGCACGGCACCAAGGTGCCGCTGCGCACATGGTTTCTGGCGGCACACCTGATGGCGACGCACTCGAACGGGATGTCCGCCCTCCAGCTACAGGCAAAGCTGGATCTCGGCTCCTATAAGACGGCCTGGCTGCTGCTGCACAAGCTGCGCCGGGCCATGATCGATCCTGACCGCACGATGTTGTCCGGCGATGTCGAGGTCGATGAGACGACACTGCCCTTCCGCACGCTCGACGACCCCATCGGCGGCGGCCAGGGCCGGAGCCCCATCGGCAAGATCGCCGTCGTCGGTGCTGTCGAACTGGAGGCGGGCAACAAGCCCGGCCGCATCAGGCTGAAGGTCATCCCGGACTATCGAGGCGAGACCTTGAAAGGCTTCATTCAAGACCACATCGAGGGCGGTAGCCACATCTGGACCGATGACAACAAGAGCTACTACGGGCTGAACGGCTTCGATCACACGCCGCGCGTCATCGGCAAGATGGCTGCACACATCATCATGCCGTGGATTCATCGCGTCTTCTCGAACCTGAAACGCTGGGGTATCGGCGTCTTCCATGGCTTCCGGCGGAAGTATCTGGACGCCTATCTGAACGAGTTCGTGTTTCGCTGGAACCGGCGTCACAGCTACCGCTCGGCCTTCGAGCGACTGATTGGGATTGGCGTGGCGGTTGGACCAGCGACCTACGACGACATCAGGGCCAGAGTGGCTTGA
- a CDS encoding glycosyltransferase — MSPAAAPDAVVSLCVCAYNEEAVIRDKVRNMLELQAATTGKLELLVYVDGSSDRTADILREYADRLTLVVGEVRRGKSFGMNELVRRARGDIIVFSDANVMLESQAVNRLRARFADPEVGLVCGHLHYTNGEASPTAQVNSAYWRLEEFIKARESERGCVMGADGSLFAIRRHLHRQVPDDIIDDFFISMSILCDGHKVVNAPDALAWENTATSAWDEIRRKVRISCQSANVHRLLWPRISRLPASQLFMYLSHKVLRWLTGANLIISGVLALTALTMWGGVHALGIALGLAILFLVAAALRIRPAPQLLEIVAAMVATSFGVVLSLFGARFKTWRPAASVRGPVAVTPPAFTNKAQLAPEDLSRRAG, encoded by the coding sequence GTGTCCCCGGCCGCTGCCCCCGACGCGGTCGTGTCGCTCTGCGTCTGCGCCTATAATGAGGAAGCCGTGATCCGCGACAAGGTGCGGAACATGCTGGAGCTGCAGGCCGCGACGACGGGTAAGCTGGAGTTGCTGGTCTATGTCGACGGCTCCAGCGACCGAACGGCCGATATCCTGCGTGAATATGCCGACCGGCTCACGCTCGTGGTGGGCGAGGTCCGTCGCGGCAAGAGCTTCGGCATGAATGAGCTGGTGCGGCGGGCCCGGGGCGACATCATCGTTTTCTCCGATGCCAACGTCATGCTGGAAAGCCAGGCGGTCAACCGCCTGAGGGCCCGCTTCGCAGACCCGGAGGTCGGCCTTGTCTGCGGCCACCTGCACTACACGAACGGCGAGGCGTCCCCGACCGCACAGGTCAATTCCGCATACTGGCGCCTTGAGGAGTTCATCAAGGCCCGCGAGAGCGAGCGCGGCTGCGTCATGGGCGCCGACGGTTCCCTTTTCGCCATCCGCCGTCATCTGCACCGGCAGGTGCCGGACGACATCATCGACGATTTCTTCATCTCCATGTCGATCCTCTGCGACGGGCACAAGGTCGTGAACGCGCCGGATGCCCTGGCGTGGGAGAACACGGCCACCTCCGCCTGGGATGAAATTCGCCGGAAGGTCCGGATTTCCTGCCAGTCGGCAAACGTGCACCGGCTTCTCTGGCCGCGCATCTCCCGGCTGCCGGCCAGCCAACTCTTCATGTACCTGTCGCACAAGGTCCTGCGCTGGCTGACCGGAGCAAACCTCATTATTTCGGGTGTGCTGGCGCTCACTGCCCTGACGATGTGGGGCGGAGTACACGCGCTCGGGATCGCCCTGGGACTGGCAATCCTGTTCCTGGTGGCGGCAGCCCTTCGCATCCGGCCGGCGCCTCAGCTGCTGGAGATTGTTGCCGCGATGGTCGCGACCTCCTTCGGGGTGGTGCTGTCGCTGTTCGGCGCGCGTTTCAAGACTTGGCGTCCCGCCGCATCCGTCCGCGGCCCGGTGGCGGTGACGCCGCCTGCATTCACCAACAAGGCGCAACTGGCGCCCGAGGACCTGTCCCGTCGGGCAGGCTGA
- a CDS encoding sugar transferase produces the protein MARESAATWQTAVDPAELSGPYTAGARRATKRTFDFVAALLLVVLLAPALLLIAMIIRLGGGPILIRHQRIGAGGKPFPCLKFRTMCVDADKVLADHLRDNPEAREEWEATFKLRNDPRVTRVGRILRKTSLDELPQLFNVLAGDMSLVGPRPITVKEIPMYGDAYTQYASCTPGLTGLWQISGRSDVGYRERVMLDKRYAENWSLMLDLQILAKTPRVVLFGDGAH, from the coding sequence ATGGCCCGGGAATCCGCAGCCACTTGGCAGACCGCCGTTGATCCGGCGGAGCTGTCGGGGCCCTATACCGCCGGCGCGAGGCGAGCCACGAAGCGGACCTTCGACTTCGTCGCCGCACTGTTGCTCGTGGTTCTCCTGGCCCCTGCTTTGCTGCTGATCGCCATGATCATCCGTCTGGGCGGCGGCCCGATCCTGATCCGGCATCAGCGGATCGGCGCCGGCGGAAAGCCGTTCCCCTGCCTGAAATTCCGGACCATGTGCGTGGATGCCGACAAGGTGCTGGCGGATCACCTGCGCGACAATCCTGAGGCGCGGGAGGAGTGGGAAGCCACGTTCAAGCTGCGCAACGACCCCCGTGTCACCCGTGTCGGCCGCATCCTGCGCAAGACCAGCCTGGATGAGCTGCCGCAGCTCTTCAACGTGCTGGCGGGGGACATGAGCCTGGTCGGGCCGCGCCCGATCACGGTCAAGGAAATCCCCATGTACGGGGACGCCTATACCCAGTATGCGAGCTGCACGCCCGGCCTGACCGGTCTATGGCAGATCAGCGGTCGCTCCGACGTCGGCTACCGGGAACGCGTCATGCTGGACAAGCGCTATGCCGAAAACTGGTCCCTGATGCTGGACCTGCAGATCCTGGCGAAGACCCCCAGGGTGGTCCTGTTCGGCGACGGCGCCCACTGA
- a CDS encoding glycosyltransferase family 2 protein: MEVVVCTATYRRPEGLKRLLDGIAVQDLSGWTDVRLSVVVVDNNPDASAAPVVAEVAARCPYPLRHVHEQRRGISQARNRALDETRDADFICYIDDDEVPSPDWVARLLDAQRVSKADVVAGVVLPYFDGPVPDWARRGGFFEQRRHADLEAIDYAYTNNVLIRRPLVEELGLRFDEALGLTGGEDLCFFGQALDSGCRIVWADQAIVTEWIPASRISLRWLLKRWYRTGNADAILLQRRRPGLAGRSRGLAKGLVRVAAGGAAALASAGLAVVGRPHLAIARLYTVCRGLGMIGAVIGKPYREYENVHVV, translated from the coding sequence ATGGAGGTGGTCGTCTGTACCGCCACGTACCGCCGTCCAGAGGGCTTGAAACGCCTTCTGGACGGCATTGCCGTTCAGGACCTGTCCGGTTGGACGGATGTCCGGCTCTCGGTCGTGGTCGTCGACAATAATCCGGATGCCAGCGCCGCCCCCGTGGTGGCGGAAGTGGCCGCGCGATGTCCTTATCCGTTGCGTCATGTCCATGAGCAGCGGCGCGGCATCTCCCAGGCACGCAATCGCGCCCTGGACGAGACGCGCGACGCTGATTTCATCTGCTACATCGACGATGATGAGGTTCCGTCGCCGGACTGGGTCGCGCGCCTGCTGGACGCACAGCGCGTGTCCAAGGCCGATGTCGTCGCTGGCGTGGTGCTGCCCTATTTCGATGGCCCGGTGCCGGACTGGGCACGGCGGGGCGGTTTCTTTGAGCAGCGGCGTCACGCCGACCTTGAAGCGATCGACTACGCCTATACGAACAATGTGCTGATCCGCCGCCCTCTCGTGGAGGAGCTTGGCCTTCGCTTCGATGAGGCGCTAGGGCTGACCGGCGGCGAGGATCTCTGCTTCTTCGGCCAAGCCCTGGATTCCGGCTGCCGGATCGTCTGGGCCGACCAGGCCATCGTGACCGAATGGATTCCAGCCAGCCGGATATCGCTCCGCTGGTTGCTGAAACGCTGGTACCGCACCGGCAACGCCGACGCCATCCTGTTGCAGCGGCGGCGGCCGGGTCTGGCAGGCCGTAGCCGCGGACTTGCCAAAGGGTTGGTGCGTGTCGCTGCTGGCGGAGCTGCGGCCTTGGCCAGCGCCGGTCTGGCGGTCGTTGGCCGACCGCACCTTGCCATCGCCCGGCTGTACACCGTGTGCCGCGGGCTGGGCATGATCGGCGCCGTGATCGGCAAGCCTTATCGTGAATATGAGAACGTCCACGTCGTGTGA
- a CDS encoding GumC family protein, which translates to MDVRERARRMAPDQASTPMSGPTSNYGLMTVDANDLREQLVGFVRAVWRRKAILIAAILIVPALAYWLISNVTPLYSATAQVMVSGRQQNALAIQEVVSMTGQDLEAVASQIEVIRSRAAAEAVVERLRLDEAPGPAPGLLYVGVPAPEPSIFEQAYDWAMSWTKPKPQSRAVSKSTRKSNDWIVDHVLSQLWVAPAGRSYVVNIGYTSTDPVIAANIANAFAQVYLEHQEEMRAQTAGTAHEWLGKQIQDMQAQVQAAETAIEEFRARADLMSGRDTPLSAQELSELNSQLTMARADQAQAHARLSEAERVANGNGDLSGLTDVLSSGLIQNLRGQELEVRRKLADLSETYGPRHPDIQRLQAELSDVREAIGLEVQKIVQGLRAEARVADVRVATLEDELASAKNQVAGTSDSMVRLRALEREAEASRRLLESFLVRSQELSAQQGFRQANAIIVSSANAPNSPSYPKTTPMMVLSVVAAITIGLIIIAMLEMFDGSFRSGEQLSRKTGLPCLGLIPSVPRRKVGKSLAHYLRSNNRSMYAEGVRKTYAALSQPGMLPQSIAVTSTYPGEGKTSTALSLAVFAASLGQRVAIVDFDIRRPTVQQSLGLQKGPGLLEVLRGECGLEDVLEIEPEFGISVLGAGQGDNFADLLDARRIRTLLRLLHHDHDLVVFDTAPALAVADTRMICQQVEGVVFAVRWATTPRRAVQGALDQLDLSDKSVAGVLLTRVNTAKHAAYGFQDSAYYHRSLQRYYQS; encoded by the coding sequence ATGGACGTACGGGAACGGGCCCGCCGCATGGCCCCTGATCAGGCCTCCACGCCGATGTCGGGGCCGACCTCGAACTACGGGCTCATGACGGTCGACGCCAACGACCTGCGGGAGCAGCTTGTCGGTTTTGTCCGGGCCGTATGGCGGCGCAAGGCGATCCTGATCGCCGCGATCCTCATCGTGCCGGCCCTGGCCTACTGGCTGATCTCCAACGTGACTCCGCTTTATTCCGCCACTGCCCAGGTCATGGTCAGCGGGCGTCAGCAGAACGCGCTGGCGATCCAGGAGGTGGTCTCCATGACCGGCCAGGATCTGGAGGCTGTCGCCAGCCAGATCGAAGTGATCCGCTCCCGCGCCGCTGCGGAGGCGGTTGTCGAGCGGCTTCGCCTGGATGAGGCGCCGGGTCCTGCGCCCGGCCTGCTCTATGTCGGGGTGCCGGCGCCGGAACCCTCGATCTTCGAGCAGGCTTACGACTGGGCCATGAGCTGGACCAAGCCCAAGCCGCAGTCCCGCGCCGTGTCCAAGTCCACGCGCAAGAGCAACGACTGGATCGTCGACCATGTGCTGTCCCAGCTCTGGGTGGCGCCGGCCGGCCGCTCATATGTGGTGAATATCGGCTACACCTCCACCGACCCGGTCATCGCCGCCAACATCGCCAATGCCTTCGCCCAGGTCTATCTGGAGCACCAGGAGGAGATGCGGGCGCAGACGGCCGGCACCGCGCATGAGTGGCTCGGCAAGCAGATCCAGGACATGCAGGCGCAGGTGCAGGCGGCGGAGACGGCCATCGAGGAGTTCCGTGCCCGTGCCGACCTTATGTCCGGCCGCGACACGCCCCTGTCCGCACAGGAGCTGTCGGAGCTGAATTCACAGCTCACCATGGCTCGCGCCGACCAGGCCCAGGCCCATGCACGCCTCAGCGAGGCGGAGCGGGTGGCCAACGGCAATGGCGACCTGTCCGGCCTGACCGACGTGCTCTCCTCCGGCCTGATCCAGAATCTACGAGGGCAAGAGCTGGAAGTGCGGCGGAAGCTGGCCGACCTGTCCGAGACCTATGGCCCGCGGCACCCCGACATCCAGCGGCTTCAGGCCGAGTTGAGCGATGTGCGTGAGGCGATCGGTCTGGAAGTCCAGAAGATCGTCCAGGGCCTGCGCGCCGAAGCGCGGGTGGCCGACGTCCGTGTCGCCACGCTCGAGGATGAGCTTGCGTCCGCCAAGAACCAGGTCGCGGGCACCAGCGACAGCATGGTCCGCCTGCGCGCCCTGGAGCGTGAGGCCGAGGCCAGCCGCCGCCTGCTGGAATCCTTCCTGGTGCGGTCGCAGGAACTGTCGGCCCAGCAGGGCTTCCGCCAAGCCAATGCGATCATCGTCTCCTCAGCCAATGCGCCGAACTCGCCCAGCTACCCGAAGACCACGCCGATGATGGTGCTGTCGGTGGTCGCCGCCATTACCATCGGCCTGATCATCATCGCCATGCTGGAAATGTTCGACGGCAGCTTCCGGAGCGGTGAGCAGCTATCCCGCAAGACCGGCCTGCCCTGTCTGGGGCTGATCCCGTCCGTTCCGCGGCGGAAGGTCGGCAAGAGCCTTGCCCACTATCTGCGCAGCAACAACCGCTCCATGTATGCCGAGGGCGTCCGCAAGACCTACGCCGCCCTGTCCCAGCCCGGCATGCTGCCGCAATCCATCGCGGTGACCTCCACCTATCCCGGCGAGGGCAAGACCAGCACGGCCCTGTCGCTCGCCGTGTTCGCGGCCTCGCTTGGCCAGCGCGTCGCCATCGTCGACTTCGACATTCGTCGGCCGACCGTGCAGCAGAGCCTGGGTCTGCAGAAGGGGCCGGGCCTGCTTGAGGTGCTGCGGGGCGAATGCGGCTTGGAAGATGTGTTGGAGATCGAACCTGAGTTCGGCATTTCCGTCCTCGGCGCTGGGCAGGGCGACAACTTCGCTGACCTGCTGGATGCCCGCCGCATCCGGACGCTGCTTCGTCTGCTGCACCATGACCATGACCTGGTCGTTTTCGACACGGCTCCGGCACTGGCTGTTGCCGACACGCGTATGATCTGTCAGCAGGTCGAAGGGGTTGTCTTCGCGGTGCGCTGGGCCACGACGCCCCGCCGGGCCGTCCAGGGGGCTCTGGATCAGCTCGATCTCTCCGACAAGAGTGTGGCAGGCGTTCTGCTGACCCGTGTGAACACGGCGAAGCACGCGGCCTATGGCTTCCAGGACAGCGCCTACTATCACCGCTCCCTGCAGCGGTATTACCAAAGCTGA
- a CDS encoding glycosyltransferase family protein has protein sequence MSRAAAKRLAYFGQDCTDSAVIRRVASFHAAGLQVLGFTFRRLKFNRDYRPDWDNVDLGTTADRQYLRRLGMLLRAGWTMVRKRRELRESDIIYARNIDMALLALWGKLVSGSRAPLVYEVLDVNRVFSLPGLKGAVARWVERQVLERSRLLVVSSPAFISEYFDKMQGFRGDWFLLENKICAAQLPDAPQVEPSRPAPGEPWVIGWFGTMRCVRSLSLLTQIADALPDKVRIDLRGFPTETGLERFLEIIADHPNMVYGGEFKSPQDLDRLYGGVHLAWCFDYHDADANSRWLLPNRLYDAAYHAVPQLAAAGTYTGRRVEEQGLGWTFPEPLVPDLIAFLKRLTPEEWAERHAAIAALPATHFRDDSDIPALVARVLSPPGAAGAGQSAFARSQART, from the coding sequence ATGTCACGTGCCGCGGCCAAGCGCCTGGCCTATTTCGGCCAGGATTGCACCGACAGCGCCGTCATCCGCCGGGTGGCCTCCTTCCATGCCGCCGGCCTCCAGGTGCTGGGCTTCACCTTCCGCCGCCTCAAGTTCAACCGGGATTACCGGCCCGACTGGGACAATGTCGATCTCGGCACCACGGCCGACCGCCAGTATCTGCGCCGGCTCGGCATGCTGCTGCGCGCCGGCTGGACCATGGTGCGGAAACGCCGCGAGCTCCGGGAATCCGACATCATCTATGCCCGCAACATCGACATGGCGCTTCTGGCCCTCTGGGGCAAGCTGGTATCGGGAAGCAGGGCACCCCTGGTCTATGAGGTGCTGGACGTGAACCGCGTCTTCAGCCTTCCCGGACTGAAGGGCGCGGTAGCCAGATGGGTCGAGCGGCAGGTCCTCGAGCGCTCGCGACTCCTGGTCGTGAGCTCCCCCGCCTTCATCAGCGAATATTTCGATAAGATGCAGGGGTTCCGCGGCGACTGGTTCCTGCTGGAGAACAAGATTTGCGCCGCCCAGCTTCCCGATGCACCGCAGGTCGAGCCGTCCCGTCCAGCGCCGGGGGAGCCCTGGGTGATCGGCTGGTTCGGAACCATGCGGTGCGTCCGCAGCCTGTCCCTCCTGACCCAGATCGCCGATGCCCTGCCGGACAAGGTCCGCATCGACCTGCGCGGATTTCCGACGGAGACCGGGCTGGAGCGCTTCCTAGAGATCATCGCCGACCATCCGAACATGGTCTACGGCGGCGAGTTCAAGAGCCCGCAGGATCTAGACCGCCTGTATGGCGGCGTGCATCTGGCCTGGTGCTTCGATTATCACGACGCCGACGCCAATTCCCGATGGCTGTTGCCCAACCGGCTGTATGACGCGGCGTATCACGCTGTCCCGCAGTTGGCCGCGGCCGGCACCTATACGGGCCGGCGGGTCGAAGAACAGGGGTTGGGTTGGACCTTTCCGGAACCGCTGGTGCCGGACCTGATCGCCTTCCTGAAGCGCCTCACCCCGGAGGAATGGGCAGAGCGGCATGCGGCCATTGCGGCACTGCCGGCCACCCACTTCCGGGACGACAGCGACATACCGGCGCTGGTCGCCCGGGTGCTCAGCCCACCAGGGGCTGCCGGAGCCGGACAATCCGCTTTTGCGCGCTCTCAAGCCCGAACTTGA
- a CDS encoding glycosyltransferase family 2 protein: MSAPGSMSLPTAEIRPDVSVIIPAYRAQSTIEAAIASALDQRGVEVEVVVVEDASPDSTALIVERMAEADSRIRLLRQPRNAGVGAARNRALDAARGRWIALLDADDRFAPGRLARLLRLAQEDGADMVADNMVLVGPLGEQRGHVFRMDRLDLPEPLDAPTFVRGNVFLKYGYTLGYLKPLIRAEVLDRGIRFLTDMPVAEDFHFYLDCLLTGARWRLVPEGHYYYTVTPGSLSRSLSMSDMEAIRRRSLEAVGKASALGRTDVVRALKERHRTIELMIGHMRFVGALKSGAAAEAFGLAIRRPQLLPYIFKFGLESAQKRIVRLRQPLVG, from the coding sequence ATGAGCGCGCCCGGTTCAATGTCCCTTCCCACTGCAGAGATCAGGCCTGATGTCAGCGTCATCATCCCGGCCTATCGGGCACAATCGACTATTGAAGCTGCTATCGCCTCCGCCTTGGACCAGAGAGGCGTCGAGGTTGAAGTGGTGGTGGTCGAGGATGCTTCGCCTGACTCGACGGCCTTGATCGTGGAGCGGATGGCGGAAGCAGATTCGCGCATCCGTCTGTTGCGGCAGCCGCGCAACGCTGGGGTCGGCGCCGCGCGCAACCGTGCGCTCGACGCGGCGAGGGGCCGCTGGATTGCCCTTCTGGATGCCGACGACCGCTTCGCCCCGGGCCGCTTGGCGCGCCTTCTCCGGCTGGCGCAGGAGGACGGCGCCGACATGGTCGCGGACAACATGGTCCTGGTCGGTCCGCTGGGTGAGCAGCGCGGGCATGTCTTTCGGATGGACCGGCTTGACTTGCCGGAGCCGCTTGACGCCCCGACCTTTGTCCGTGGGAACGTCTTTCTAAAGTACGGCTACACGCTGGGCTATCTGAAGCCACTGATCCGGGCGGAGGTGCTGGACCGCGGCATCCGGTTCCTGACCGATATGCCGGTCGCGGAGGACTTCCATTTTTATCTGGACTGCCTGCTGACAGGCGCGCGATGGCGGCTGGTGCCGGAAGGGCACTACTACTACACGGTCACTCCCGGTTCCCTCAGCCGGTCCCTGTCCATGTCGGACATGGAAGCGATTCGGCGGCGTAGCCTTGAGGCGGTCGGCAAAGCGTCGGCGCTGGGCCGGACCGATGTTGTCCGGGCCTTGAAGGAACGGCATCGGACCATTGAGCTGATGATCGGCCACATGCGTTTTGTCGGGGCGCTGAAGTCCGGCGCTGCCGCTGAGGCCTTTGGACTTGCGATCCGCCGGCCCCAGCTTCTGCCCTATATCTTCAAGTTCGGGCTTGAGAGCGCGCAAAAGCGGATTGTCCGGCTCCGGCAGCCCCTGGTGGGCTGA
- a CDS encoding glycoside hydrolase family 16 protein has protein sequence MVRTDLSAGLVALMAILAGPGEALARQTICQPFVDQLEELDGERWLISEGWSNGGMFNAGWSKDNVRREGRGIALVLDDQPSSGRPFRAAEIQSRGFAGYGRFDVRMKPARGIGTVSSFFVYTGPHHGDPMDELDIEFLGKDTTRMQVNYFTNGKGGKETMIELGFDAADSFNDYAIEWRPDAIRWFVNGRQVHEERGARGPLPVMPGKIIANIWNGTGVDRWLGRFEYPGEPLKALYEWISYTPFESNQACGEKTKK, from the coding sequence ATGGTGCGGACTGATCTTTCGGCGGGACTGGTGGCGCTGATGGCGATTCTTGCGGGACCGGGCGAGGCGCTGGCGCGCCAGACCATCTGTCAGCCCTTCGTGGACCAGTTGGAGGAACTGGACGGCGAACGCTGGCTGATTTCCGAAGGTTGGAGCAATGGCGGCATGTTCAATGCTGGCTGGAGCAAGGACAATGTGCGGCGCGAAGGACGCGGCATTGCCCTTGTGCTGGACGATCAGCCCAGTTCAGGCCGTCCATTCCGGGCTGCCGAGATTCAGAGCCGGGGATTTGCCGGTTACGGGCGTTTTGACGTCAGGATGAAGCCGGCCCGTGGCATCGGAACTGTTTCCTCCTTCTTCGTCTACACGGGGCCGCACCATGGGGACCCGATGGACGAGCTGGATATCGAGTTCCTGGGCAAGGACACGACCCGCATGCAGGTCAACTACTTCACCAACGGCAAAGGTGGGAAGGAAACCATGATCGAGCTGGGGTTCGATGCGGCGGACAGCTTCAACGACTATGCGATTGAATGGCGTCCGGACGCGATCCGCTGGTTCGTCAATGGACGGCAGGTACATGAGGAGCGCGGCGCACGAGGGCCCTTGCCGGTAATGCCGGGCAAAATCATCGCCAATATCTGGAACGGTACCGGTGTCGACCGCTGGCTTGGGCGGTTCGAATATCCGGGAGAGCCATTGAAGGCGCTCTATGAGTGGATTTCGTACACGCCTTTTGAAAGCAATCAGGCCTGCGGGGAGAAGACCAAGAAATGA